From the genome of Hydrogenophilus thermoluteolus, one region includes:
- a CDS encoding phosphoadenylyl-sulfate reductase, whose protein sequence is MSHPYMHPNLDDPQLREQVRAKRASALRLLEEAVAEWGNVVFASSLGAEDQVVIDLVAKSPFRDQVAPFVLDTGRLPEETYATLAKTEAHYGLRFAVYAPEAADVERVVRRYGINGFYHSLEARHACCEARKVLPLKRALAGQKAWVTGLRRQQNVTRAQLEPKAWDEAHGLWKISPLWDWTHEEVWAYIRLYQVPYHPLHDAFYPSIGCAPCTRAVAVGEDPRAGRWWWEHAETRECGLHRRDPVAVVER, encoded by the coding sequence ATGAGTCATCCGTACATGCATCCCAATCTGGACGATCCCCAATTGCGCGAACAGGTGCGAGCAAAGCGCGCCAGTGCCCTTCGCTTGCTCGAAGAGGCGGTTGCCGAGTGGGGAAACGTCGTTTTTGCTTCCAGTTTGGGCGCAGAAGATCAGGTCGTGATCGATTTGGTGGCGAAAAGTCCTTTCCGCGATCAAGTTGCACCGTTCGTTTTGGATACCGGGCGGCTTCCGGAAGAGACCTACGCGACGTTGGCGAAGACCGAGGCCCACTATGGGCTGCGTTTCGCCGTTTATGCGCCCGAAGCCGCCGATGTGGAACGGGTGGTGCGCCGCTACGGAATCAATGGTTTTTACCACAGCCTGGAAGCCCGCCACGCGTGCTGTGAAGCCCGTAAGGTGTTGCCGCTCAAACGTGCGCTTGCCGGGCAAAAGGCGTGGGTCACTGGGTTGCGGCGGCAACAAAACGTGACACGCGCGCAGCTCGAACCCAAAGCGTGGGACGAAGCGCACGGTTTGTGGAAAATCAGCCCCCTTTGGGATTGGACCCACGAGGAGGTTTGGGCCTATATCCGGCTCTATCAGGTTCCCTACCATCCTTTGCACGACGCGTTCTATCCCAGCATCGGCTGTGCGCCGTGCACGCGTGCCGTCGCGGTGGGTGAAGACCCGCGCGCGGGGCGCTGGTGGTGGGAGCACGCGGAAACGCGAGAGTGTGGCTTACACCGTCGCGATCCCGTCGCGGTGGTCGAACGGTAA
- a CDS encoding DUF934 domain-containing protein: MWWLDLEGAVHPFDRERFKPMTEPSAAVWMTVEDDPAWLPDEALAHVEAIAIEFPKFTDGRPFSLATILRARGWHGPLFAVGHFLLDQLDYLRRCGFTGFAPDPERYPYETLCELGPRLLRVFTEPYQASSAVPQPLWLRVRRDRAEQPVSEIEV; encoded by the coding sequence ATGTGGTGGCTTGATCTCGAGGGTGCGGTACATCCCTTCGACCGCGAACGTTTCAAACCGATGACCGAACCGAGCGCGGCGGTGTGGATGACCGTCGAGGACGATCCCGCATGGCTTCCCGACGAAGCGTTGGCGCACGTGGAAGCGATCGCGATCGAATTCCCCAAATTCACCGACGGACGACCGTTTTCTCTCGCGACAATCTTGCGCGCGCGGGGTTGGCACGGACCACTCTTTGCCGTTGGCCATTTTCTGCTCGATCAACTCGATTACCTCCGTCGCTGCGGATTTACCGGTTTTGCGCCGGATCCGGAACGCTATCCGTACGAAACGTTATGCGAACTGGGGCCCCGCTTGCTGCGAGTCTTTACCGAACCCTATCAGGCGAGCAGCGCCGTACCGCAACCCCTGTGGTTACGCGTGCGTCGTGATCGAGCCGAGCAACCCGTTTCTGAAATCGAGGTGTGA